The sequence ATTACGGCGCGGACGGCAAGACCGAGGAAATCAACCGGGCGGCGGCCGAAATCGCGGTCGAGGCCTCGGCCGACAAAGCTGTCGTGGCCGGCGACATGGGGCCAAGCGGTGAAATCCTGGAAGAATGGGGCGGCGGCGCATCCAGGGATAAGCTGCGCGAGGGTTACGCCCGTCAGGCCCGCGGGCTGGTGGACGGCGGTGTGAGGATGATCGCGCTGGAGACTTTCATGGACGTGGAGGAACTGATTTGCGCGCTGGAAGCGGTTCGCGAGGCGGCCGATGATATCCCCGTGCTGGGTTCGATGACGTTCGCCGGTTCTCCCGGCGGGATAAGGACCATGTGGGGCCTGTCGCCCACCGAGGCGGCCCAGCGGATGGAAAGTGCGGGAGTGCAGATGGTGGGCGCCAACTGCGGTATGGGCAGTGAAGACATGCTGAAAGTAACCGCCGAGATGGCCCTGGCCACTGAATTGCCG is a genomic window of Candidatus Glassbacteria bacterium containing:
- a CDS encoding methionine synthase is translated as MDDRLLEQLDRQGMLLTDSAMGTMLELSGLVSGSECGELWNIDPAGREKVMAIHRANIEAGSDIVIANTFGANPFKLAHYGADGKTEEINRAAAEIAVEASADKAVVAGDMGPSGEILEEWGGGASRDKLREGYARQARGLVDGGVRMIALETFMDVEELICALEAVREAADDIPVLGSMTFAGSPGGIRTMWGLSPTEAAQRMESAGVQMVGANCGMGSEDMLKVTAEMALATELPVAAQPNAGAPEVRDGVTVFPETARETAAYAVRFKEAGVRILGGCCGSTPDYIAAARSNLEL